In Lewinellaceae bacterium, a single window of DNA contains:
- a CDS encoding cytochrome C peroxidase, which translates to MKIRILAAALLALLLGFASCQKDGNNPVAPTCDPCIDEDLINAAYNPQPYELEVPEWFPQPVIPEDNPLTAEGIALGRHLFFDPILSSDSTQSCATCHNPQLSFTDGNKVSRGVLGIDGRRSSMAIVNMAFNTKGFFWDGRAATLEAQALLPVEDHTELNENWENVIKKLKSHKDYPAMFRQAFGIEKKSEMSKELAVKAIAQFERTLVSYRSRFDQVVWEQQGWPTDAEQRGRDLFFVEFATNTLDHPGCSHCHGSSLFTENNYFNNGIDSVATLNDFADYGLGEVSGNIYDNGKFRVPTLRNIALTAPYMHDGRFNTLGEVLDHYASGGHGVSNEDANIQPFTLSEQQKQDLIAFLNMLTDTSFVSNPAFQPPN; encoded by the coding sequence ATGAAAATAAGGATACTTGCGGCAGCTCTTCTGGCTTTGTTGCTGGGTTTTGCCTCCTGCCAGAAAGATGGCAACAATCCGGTTGCCCCTACCTGCGACCCCTGTATTGACGAAGACCTCATCAACGCCGCCTACAATCCCCAACCTTATGAGCTGGAAGTGCCGGAGTGGTTTCCCCAGCCCGTCATTCCGGAAGACAACCCGCTGACCGCCGAAGGGATTGCCCTGGGGCGGCACCTGTTCTTCGACCCCATCCTGTCGAGCGACAGCACCCAGTCCTGCGCCACCTGCCACAATCCGCAACTCAGCTTCACCGACGGCAATAAGGTGAGCCGCGGCGTTCTGGGCATCGACGGCCGGCGGTCCTCCATGGCGATCGTCAACATGGCCTTCAATACCAAAGGCTTTTTCTGGGATGGCCGCGCCGCCACCCTGGAAGCTCAGGCCCTGCTGCCGGTAGAAGACCATACAGAGCTCAACGAAAACTGGGAAAACGTAATAAAGAAGCTGAAAAGCCACAAAGATTACCCGGCCATGTTCCGCCAGGCATTCGGCATCGAGAAAAAAAGCGAAATGAGCAAGGAACTGGCGGTAAAAGCCATTGCCCAGTTTGAACGCACCCTGGTCAGCTACCGGTCCCGCTTCGACCAGGTCGTCTGGGAACAACAGGGCTGGCCCACAGATGCAGAGCAACGCGGCCGCGACCTCTTCTTCGTCGAATTCGCCACCAACACCCTGGACCACCCTGGCTGCTCCCACTGCCACGGCAGTTCCCTCTTTACGGAGAACAACTATTTCAACAACGGGATAGATTCCGTCGCCACGCTCAATGACTTTGCCGATTACGGGCTGGGCGAGGTCTCTGGCAACATCTATGACAACGGCAAGTTCCGGGTGCCCACCCTGCGCAATATTGCCCTTACGGCGCCCTACATGCACGACGGCCGGTTCAACACGCTGGGAGAAGTGCTCGATCACTACGCCAGCGGAGGGCACGGGGTATCCAACGAGGACGCCAACATCCAGCCCTTCACCCTGAGCGAGCAGCAAAAACAGGACCTCATCGCCTTCCTCAATATGCTGACGGATACTTCTTTCGTTAGCAATCCGGCCTTTCAACCCCCGAATTGA
- a CDS encoding T9SS type A sorting domain-containing protein has product MCRNLLSKAYRRFTRKPQPPCCRFLFILPFALLMQVANAQFNVNLVVAEPDCFGLPTGSIAANVSGGAGPFSYIWSTGATGATLSNIFAGGYSVTVTDSGGASVVQSTTVGQPTVVAVNLSANTCLVPFVITATGTGGNPPYNYAWSTGATGSAITVPLAGTYCVTMTDQNLCGAVNCITVNFNPLDVSVAANGLTCPDSDDGEVQATATGGTPPFAYSWSNGATTAAQTGLPAGTYTVTVTDAAGCSDSASGTVSAPPPLTSNVVGAGPGCAGGNNGSAMASANGGTPPYGFAWSTGANTAVIAGLAAGTYTVTITDANGCDIVDMISLAPVSNLQAMASATPESCPGANDGTATATAVSGVPPYIYLWSNGETTQTITGLAPATYTVTIIDGAGCTAMATAEVTAAPPLEISLSSTDVTTCDVADGTATVDILQGLAPLAISWSNGESTAMIAGLAGGTYGVTVTDANGCTETGTVAITQPPNVSASVTATPAACPGEATGMAIAVVSGGTMPFSFTWNTGGTGPVINNLPAGTYTVVVVDANGCQAMASATIAESPPLQATVDGTETVCGPGNTGAATATAIGGTPPYSYEWSNGENTESIDGLTEGTYTITITDANGCMAIADFTVDVVDDFMVNVVGRDVLCNGGNTGSILLVPSGGTAPYVYNWNTGATTNEITGLSAGTYSVTVAEAGGCTVEKTITINEPPALNLSVSGTNATCPGANDGAASASASGGAPPYAYSWSNGAITANIGPLSPGTYSVTATDANLCEASGSVTIAEPPQLQGSIATFDALCAGDANGSAMATVSGGTPPYTYAWSAGGNGQAINGLAAGSYSLSVSDANGCMLVLDFSIAEPAALSITATTGVGATCDNATDGAATVFANGGTPPYRYSWSNGANTSSISNLPAGAYSVTVTDANGCTAQASVAISAFDSPSCSIAITREITSAGNDGEAQANVSGGTAPFSYLWSNGQNSATAANLAPGSYSVVVTDANGCETSCDITLAPSAVCVNITDPGVIGYDQFLCGPGNDPDEIVDVVTPSGGVGAIEYLWMKSTIEGPFNMQTWMPISGADGPSYDPPALYETTYFARCVRRENCTLYQESNIVTIEVGDVANAQITAPDFLCVGEPTTILAGPTGTGAVLSWEVYGDATPLSGAGPSFTITAMSSGIVTVVLYVSENGCDASNFVNLTATASPLYCSGQNRTMPINVNVVSEEEGKVMVSWMMEEALAPGLGFTVEYSEDGVHFEALGEMNTPLAYLGSMNYYEFAHLSTKRGRNFYRIQIQSQYGETFFSEIGEAILYNDSEVALLYPNPATNRIVLELFENFGQEVQVEIFSANGARMSSRTFWEDTQRAEFDLSDYPSGVYFFNLRYSKSGVKVLKVLKR; this is encoded by the coding sequence ATGTGTAGAAACCTACTTTCCAAAGCGTATCGACGCTTTACCCGGAAGCCTCAGCCTCCATGTTGCCGATTCTTATTCATTCTGCCTTTCGCTCTTCTGATGCAGGTAGCCAACGCTCAATTCAACGTCAATCTCGTCGTTGCCGAGCCCGATTGCTTTGGGTTGCCGACCGGCAGCATCGCCGCCAATGTGAGCGGGGGGGCAGGGCCCTTCAGTTACATCTGGAGCACCGGCGCTACCGGAGCTACCCTGAGCAACATTTTCGCCGGCGGTTACTCGGTCACCGTCACCGACAGCGGCGGGGCCTCGGTTGTCCAAAGCACTACTGTCGGGCAACCCACAGTAGTTGCCGTCAACCTGTCGGCCAACACCTGCCTGGTACCTTTTGTGATTACTGCAACCGGCACAGGCGGCAACCCGCCGTATAACTACGCCTGGAGCACCGGCGCGACGGGTTCGGCGATCACTGTTCCCCTGGCCGGCACTTACTGTGTCACCATGACCGACCAGAACCTTTGCGGCGCGGTGAATTGCATAACCGTAAACTTCAACCCGCTCGATGTTTCCGTCGCCGCCAACGGGCTAACCTGCCCGGACAGCGACGACGGGGAAGTTCAGGCTACCGCCACAGGGGGTACGCCTCCCTTTGCTTATTCGTGGAGCAACGGCGCCACCACCGCTGCCCAAACCGGCCTGCCCGCCGGCACCTACACCGTTACCGTCACTGACGCCGCCGGCTGCAGCGATTCTGCTTCCGGAACGGTCAGCGCTCCGCCACCGCTTACCTCCAATGTGGTTGGCGCCGGGCCCGGCTGCGCCGGCGGAAACAACGGTTCGGCTATGGCCAGCGCCAACGGAGGCACTCCCCCTTATGGTTTTGCCTGGAGCACGGGCGCCAACACTGCAGTCATCGCCGGCCTGGCCGCGGGCACCTACACCGTTACCATAACCGACGCCAATGGATGCGATATAGTAGATATGATCAGCCTCGCGCCCGTTTCCAACCTCCAGGCCATGGCTTCCGCCACTCCCGAGTCCTGTCCTGGCGCCAATGACGGAACAGCCACCGCCACGGCTGTAAGTGGCGTGCCTCCTTATATTTATCTGTGGAGCAACGGCGAAACCACTCAAACCATCACCGGCCTTGCTCCGGCAACCTATACGGTTACGATCATCGACGGCGCCGGCTGCACGGCCATGGCCACTGCTGAAGTGACGGCCGCCCCGCCCCTGGAGATCAGCCTGAGCAGTACCGATGTGACGACCTGCGACGTTGCCGACGGCACCGCCACGGTCGATATCCTCCAGGGGTTGGCGCCGCTTGCCATATCCTGGAGCAACGGGGAATCCACTGCCATGATTGCCGGCCTGGCCGGAGGCACTTACGGCGTAACCGTTACCGACGCCAATGGCTGCACGGAAACCGGAACGGTGGCGATCACCCAGCCACCGAACGTATCGGCCAGCGTCACCGCCACGCCTGCGGCCTGCCCGGGCGAAGCGACTGGCATGGCCATTGCCGTGGTATCCGGAGGAACCATGCCCTTTTCTTTCACCTGGAACACCGGCGGCACCGGGCCGGTTATCAATAACCTGCCCGCCGGCACCTATACCGTCGTCGTCGTGGACGCCAACGGTTGCCAGGCGATGGCCTCGGCCACCATCGCGGAATCTCCTCCATTGCAAGCTACCGTAGATGGCACGGAGACGGTGTGCGGCCCGGGCAATACCGGAGCAGCTACCGCCACGGCTATTGGCGGCACTCCACCCTACTCTTATGAATGGAGCAACGGGGAAAACACGGAATCCATAGATGGCCTGACAGAAGGCACTTATACCATAACCATAACCGACGCGAATGGCTGCATGGCCATCGCCGATTTTACCGTCGATGTTGTCGACGACTTTATGGTGAACGTCGTGGGCCGGGATGTGCTCTGCAATGGAGGCAATACCGGCAGCATCCTGCTGGTTCCCAGCGGAGGCACTGCTCCTTATGTTTACAACTGGAATACGGGCGCGACGACAAACGAGATCACCGGCCTTTCCGCCGGCACGTACAGCGTGACGGTAGCCGAAGCCGGAGGGTGTACTGTGGAAAAAACCATCACCATCAATGAGCCGCCGGCGCTGAACCTGTCTGTTTCCGGTACAAACGCTACCTGTCCCGGCGCGAACGACGGCGCCGCTTCGGCTTCCGCAAGCGGCGGGGCGCCGCCGTACGCCTACTCCTGGAGCAACGGCGCCATTACTGCCAACATCGGCCCCCTAAGCCCCGGGACGTATTCCGTAACAGCAACCGATGCCAACCTCTGTGAGGCGAGCGGTTCCGTCACCATCGCCGAGCCGCCGCAATTGCAGGGTTCGATCGCTACTTTTGACGCCCTGTGCGCCGGCGACGCCAACGGCTCGGCCATGGCCACCGTCTCCGGCGGAACGCCTCCATACACCTACGCCTGGAGCGCAGGCGGCAACGGGCAAGCCATCAATGGCCTGGCGGCGGGCTCGTATTCCCTGAGCGTTTCCGACGCCAACGGCTGCATGCTGGTCCTGGATTTCAGCATCGCTGAACCTGCGGCCCTGAGCATCACTGCAACTACAGGCGTCGGAGCCACCTGCGATAACGCCACCGATGGAGCAGCCACTGTGTTTGCCAATGGCGGCACGCCGCCTTACCGTTACTCCTGGAGCAACGGCGCCAACACTTCCAGCATCAGCAACCTGCCGGCAGGCGCTTATTCGGTAACTGTAACGGACGCCAACGGCTGCACGGCTCAGGCCAGCGTGGCCATCAGCGCTTTTGACAGCCCCTCCTGCTCGATCGCCATTACCCGGGAAATAACCTCCGCCGGCAACGACGGCGAAGCTCAGGCCAACGTCAGTGGCGGCACGGCGCCCTTCTCCTACCTGTGGAGCAACGGGCAAAACAGCGCCACGGCGGCCAACCTGGCGCCGGGTTCCTATTCCGTCGTCGTCACCGACGCCAATGGTTGTGAAACCAGTTGCGATATCACGCTGGCCCCGTCGGCAGTGTGTGTGAATATTACAGACCCGGGCGTCATCGGTTACGACCAGTTCCTCTGCGGGCCGGGCAACGACCCGGATGAGATCGTGGACGTCGTCACGCCTTCCGGGGGTGTGGGCGCCATCGAGTACCTTTGGATGAAGAGCACCATTGAAGGGCCGTTCAATATGCAGACCTGGATGCCTATATCGGGCGCTGACGGCCCGTCTTACGACCCGCCGGCGCTCTACGAAACGACCTACTTCGCCCGCTGCGTGCGCCGGGAGAACTGTACCCTTTATCAGGAGAGCAATATCGTGACGATCGAAGTGGGCGATGTGGCCAATGCGCAGATCACTGCTCCCGATTTTCTATGTGTGGGCGAACCCACTACGATTTTGGCAGGGCCTACGGGCACCGGAGCCGTCCTCAGCTGGGAGGTGTACGGCGACGCGACGCCGCTTTCCGGCGCCGGCCCGAGTTTTACGATCACCGCTATGTCTTCCGGTATTGTGACCGTGGTGTTGTACGTTTCGGAAAACGGCTGTGACGCCAGCAACTTCGTCAACCTTACCGCCACTGCCAGCCCGTTGTACTGTAGCGGGCAGAACCGAACCATGCCGATTAATGTGAATGTGGTAAGCGAGGAAGAAGGCAAGGTCATGGTCAGCTGGATGATGGAAGAAGCGCTGGCCCCCGGCCTTGGATTTACCGTAGAGTACTCTGAAGACGGGGTGCATTTCGAGGCACTGGGAGAGATGAACACTCCCCTGGCTTACCTGGGCAGCATGAATTATTATGAATTTGCGCACCTTTCAACGAAACGCGGGCGCAACTTTTACCGTATACAAATACAAAGCCAGTACGGAGAAACCTTTTTCTCCGAGATAGGCGAGGCCATCCTCTATAATGATTCGGAGGTAGCCCTGCTCTATCCCAACCCTGCTACAAATCGGATAGTCCTGGAGCTGTTTGAGAACTTCGGCCAGGAGGTACAGGTGGAAATCTTCAGCGCCAACGGCGCCCGGATGTCCTCCAGGACTTTTTGGGAAGATACCCAGCGAGCGGAGTTCGACCTGTCGGATTATCCTTCCGGGGTGTACTTTTTCAACCTGCGGTACAGCAAATCCGGGGTGAAAGTGCTGAAAGTACTGAAACGCTAA
- a CDS encoding gliding motility-associated C-terminal domain-containing protein, translating into MFKQWLICCSVLLMFYKAPAQNLVPNPSFEEHTACPSGLNNTGYHNGIDLVVGWTTPTVSSDYFHACGDEAAGVPDNMPGFGFQYARTGEAYVGFGIWGGPFASLDNVGEYLEASLLQPLQKDSFYLVEFFASLHDGKKLGTDAFSILFTDTLIWVDMPPTIFTSRTILAQSQLNNTPGNFITSQEEWTPLRWVYKASGGETFMTIGNFRPDEEISYVEVEQWGSLTSYYFVDDVRVEKISYPIGELGLQDTTLCESPFSVELSASGLHDGYRWSTGDTTLAIMATEPGVYILEAAYGEFVIRDTAVVRYLPPEAVSLGPDVSLCEQELPYTLPGPAGMQAYRWSTGDSTAVLEVSQAGLYSLEAAYACGTVYDTILIEVEQPELFSLGPDTVHCTAGPIRQPLHAGQGYASYHWNTGETGRQVEVSEPGLYWVEAVHRCRTVRDTVVIEQQPPLALGLPADTLACLDNRPLLLSAEAGFDTYRWSTGEAGRELTITAYGRYELEAFYRCGQELAVIEVLRPPGLSLSLPERLEVPLGQAVQLLPNLNGAEQVQYAWQPANGLDCTDCPAPFAQPLVSTLYELMAADEYGCTASAEVEVVVVPRQNVYVPNAFSPNGDGVNDRLFPYAGQEAAQVLRFEVYNRWGGQVFFMESVPPNASSAGWDGQWQGNPAPAGLYAWVVEVELLDGRRVELKGEVVLVR; encoded by the coding sequence ATGTTCAAGCAATGGCTGATATGCTGTTCCGTGCTTTTGATGTTTTACAAGGCGCCCGCCCAAAACCTGGTTCCCAACCCCTCGTTCGAAGAGCACACCGCCTGCCCAAGCGGGTTGAACAACACCGGATACCATAATGGTATAGACTTAGTTGTAGGTTGGACGACACCTACGGTTTCTTCCGATTATTTCCATGCTTGTGGAGATGAAGCGGCCGGGGTGCCCGATAACATGCCTGGTTTTGGTTTTCAATATGCACGGACAGGTGAAGCTTATGTTGGTTTTGGCATTTGGGGAGGCCCCTTTGCAAGCCTTGATAATGTAGGCGAATATCTGGAAGCTAGCTTACTTCAGCCTCTTCAGAAAGATTCTTTTTATTTAGTAGAGTTTTTTGCCTCTCTGCACGACGGCAAAAAATTAGGCACCGATGCATTCAGCATTTTATTTACGGACACTCTGATCTGGGTAGACATGCCGCCAACCATATTTACCAGCCGCACCATCCTGGCTCAGTCACAACTTAACAATACGCCGGGCAACTTTATCACCTCGCAGGAGGAGTGGACGCCACTGCGTTGGGTGTACAAAGCATCCGGTGGAGAAACCTTTATGACTATTGGCAACTTCCGGCCCGATGAAGAAATCAGTTATGTGGAGGTTGAACAGTGGGGATCGTTAACCTCTTATTACTTTGTCGACGACGTTCGCGTAGAAAAGATTTCCTACCCCATTGGCGAGCTGGGCCTCCAAGACACCACGCTATGCGAATCTCCTTTTTCGGTGGAGCTGTCGGCCTCTGGCCTGCACGATGGCTATCGCTGGAGTACTGGCGACACCACGCTGGCCATAATGGCCACCGAGCCGGGCGTATATATCCTGGAGGCCGCCTATGGGGAGTTTGTCATCCGGGATACGGCGGTGGTGCGCTATCTTCCTCCGGAAGCAGTAAGCCTGGGGCCCGATGTGTCGTTGTGCGAGCAAGAGCTGCCTTATACCCTGCCCGGCCCGGCCGGAATGCAGGCTTACCGCTGGAGCACGGGCGACAGTACTGCCGTACTGGAAGTCAGCCAGGCCGGGCTATATAGCCTGGAAGCTGCCTACGCCTGCGGCACAGTATACGACACCATCCTTATCGAAGTAGAACAGCCCGAGTTGTTCTCTCTCGGGCCAGATACGGTTCACTGCACGGCCGGCCCCATTCGCCAGCCACTCCATGCCGGCCAGGGTTATGCCTCCTACCACTGGAACACCGGGGAAACAGGCCGCCAAGTAGAAGTGTCCGAACCCGGCTTGTACTGGGTGGAAGCGGTTCACCGCTGCCGCACGGTGCGGGATACTGTTGTTATTGAACAACAGCCCCCTCTTGCCTTGGGCCTGCCGGCCGATACGCTGGCCTGCCTGGACAATAGGCCCTTGCTGTTGTCGGCCGAAGCTGGCTTCGACACTTACCGCTGGAGCACGGGCGAGGCCGGGCGGGAGCTTACCATCACCGCCTATGGCAGATATGAGCTAGAGGCGTTTTACCGCTGCGGGCAGGAGTTGGCTGTCATCGAAGTGCTTCGCCCCCCGGGCTTGTCGCTTTCTTTGCCCGAGCGCCTGGAAGTACCTCTGGGGCAGGCCGTGCAGCTCCTGCCAAATCTCAACGGAGCAGAGCAGGTGCAATATGCCTGGCAGCCGGCCAATGGCCTGGATTGTACTGATTGCCCGGCCCCTTTCGCCCAACCGCTCGTTTCCACTTTATACGAACTGATGGCCGCCGACGAATACGGTTGTACCGCTTCCGCCGAGGTAGAAGTGGTGGTGGTGCCCCGGCAAAATGTGTATGTACCCAATGCCTTCAGCCCCAACGGCGATGGCGTGAACGACCGGTTGTTTCCCTACGCAGGCCAGGAGGCCGCCCAGGTACTCCGCTTTGAGGTGTACAACCGCTGGGGCGGGCAGGTATTTTTTATGGAAAGCGTACCACCCAATGCTTCCTCCGCCGGCTGGGATGGCCAATGGCAGGGGAATCCCGCCCCGGCAGGCTTATATGCCTGGGTAGTGGAAGTAGAACTATTAGATGGGCGAAGGGTGGAGTTGAAAGGTGAGGTGGTGTTGGTGCGGTAA
- a CDS encoding T9SS type A sorting domain-containing protein, translated as MAFLSCIAWPVQGQKDKWLLYPTEVDFDAGPGFSPFVFSNPHPDISTPYIYENSVFDEGGNLLFYIQDGGIYNRDGELEGNFAFSAQMKEVGVAPAPGTCGTYCVFYMEAYPSDMIFGYIEVVVDSNGDVSYVNGPFIEQEFSGNSGSLAVSQIISGTAADRYIYVVPYAEGEVFRYIMEENGLFFDQVVTSFEPENDLGSEVEISPCNSHLAWSIGPFAYVYGLESGQLHELFISEGYISGLEFTYDCLDLYLSHQTEGIVQWRFGEEGFTEILDKEGFGRTHLEVGKDNRMYLVRAGEGAGELWSLETDFNFFIPIGVEISVYSDDVAATADAYARPDQIDGEGDGAFYGVPPLEINGLAINGTGLPEDLTQGVPVFYDCTPIELEVDYTGLSASYTLSIVSVDPLTGLPLTGSPYLNYQETNSGGPDPAIDLRCLQDPEGCGLFDNYLGQVFLVSVAMSNECSEAGASGYFQVFGAPADVTAVNLEVLPGNGPHCPASQDINAPCPGGTYSTQLNFMNANGDVTFYRVKIWEVDCNTGAEIAFLYDGPVENVSSVNELSRGLNSFEINGSTGYFATNNFVGRCIKASVEVGNACGSAEDYTFIQFDGMYRPGPGEPGHVYSHPASQEALLAEAYPNPVLDNWALEMEITTSGILELEVFSQSGALLLKEERYVEPGPGLWQLNLDHLPAGAYWYRLHGPAIPPVSGKVIKL; from the coding sequence ATGGCCTTCCTGTCCTGCATAGCGTGGCCCGTCCAGGGCCAGAAAGACAAATGGCTGCTGTATCCCACTGAAGTGGATTTCGACGCCGGGCCGGGCTTCAGCCCCTTTGTGTTCAGCAACCCTCACCCGGATATTTCTACTCCGTACATCTACGAAAACAGTGTCTTTGACGAAGGCGGCAACTTGTTGTTCTATATTCAGGACGGAGGCATTTACAACCGGGACGGAGAGTTGGAAGGCAACTTTGCTTTCAGCGCTCAGATGAAAGAGGTGGGCGTAGCACCCGCGCCCGGGACTTGTGGAACGTACTGCGTTTTTTATATGGAAGCCTATCCTTCGGATATGATTTTTGGCTATATAGAAGTGGTAGTTGATTCCAATGGGGATGTCTCTTATGTAAACGGCCCATTTATAGAGCAAGAATTCAGCGGGAACTCTGGCAGCCTGGCAGTTTCACAGATTATATCGGGTACGGCAGCCGACCGCTACATCTACGTAGTGCCTTATGCGGAGGGCGAAGTATTCCGGTATATTATGGAGGAAAATGGATTATTTTTCGATCAGGTGGTAACTTCTTTCGAGCCGGAAAACGACCTGGGCAGCGAAGTGGAGATTTCTCCCTGCAATAGCCACCTGGCCTGGAGCATTGGCCCTTTTGCCTACGTTTATGGCTTGGAAAGTGGGCAATTGCATGAATTATTTATTTCGGAAGGCTATATCTCAGGCCTGGAGTTTACCTACGATTGCCTGGATTTATATCTCTCCCACCAGACAGAAGGTATTGTACAATGGCGCTTCGGAGAAGAAGGGTTCACCGAGATTCTGGATAAAGAAGGTTTTGGCAGAACCCACCTCGAAGTCGGCAAGGACAATCGGATGTATCTGGTGAGAGCGGGCGAAGGAGCAGGAGAGTTGTGGAGCCTTGAAACAGATTTTAATTTTTTTATTCCCATCGGCGTCGAGATTAGCGTTTATTCCGACGATGTGGCGGCTACTGCTGATGCCTACGCCCGGCCAGACCAAATCGACGGGGAAGGAGACGGTGCTTTCTACGGCGTGCCTCCTTTAGAAATAAACGGTCTGGCGATCAACGGGACGGGGCTTCCGGAAGACCTAACCCAGGGAGTGCCGGTTTTTTACGACTGTACCCCCATCGAATTAGAAGTGGATTACACCGGCTTATCCGCCAGTTATACGCTGTCTATTGTCAGCGTAGACCCGCTGACCGGCTTGCCGCTTACGGGCAGCCCCTACCTGAATTATCAGGAAACCAACTCTGGTGGCCCGGATCCGGCAATAGACCTGAGGTGTTTGCAGGATCCGGAAGGCTGCGGGCTTTTTGACAACTATCTCGGCCAGGTGTTCCTCGTTTCTGTGGCTATGAGCAACGAATGTTCGGAAGCGGGGGCCTCCGGCTATTTCCAGGTATTCGGTGCGCCGGCGGACGTGACGGCCGTCAACCTGGAGGTCCTTCCGGGGAACGGGCCGCACTGCCCGGCCAGCCAGGACATCAACGCGCCCTGCCCGGGCGGCACTTATTCCACCCAACTCAATTTTATGAACGCCAACGGAGACGTGACGTTCTATCGGGTGAAAATCTGGGAGGTAGATTGCAACACGGGCGCGGAAATTGCATTTTTGTATGACGGCCCGGTTGAAAACGTCAGCAGTGTAAACGAGCTGTCGCGGGGCTTGAACTCATTCGAGATCAATGGCTCAACCGGTTATTTTGCCACTAACAATTTTGTGGGCAGGTGCATAAAAGCGAGTGTGGAAGTGGGCAATGCCTGCGGTTCGGCGGAAGACTATACTTTTATTCAATTTGACGGCATGTACCGCCCGGGGCCGGGAGAACCAGGTCATGTCTATAGCCATCCTGCTTCACAAGAGGCGCTTCTCGCCGAAGCTTATCCCAATCCGGTATTGGATAATTGGGCCCTTGAGATGGAAATAACCACCTCCGGCATCCTGGAGCTGGAGGTTTTCAGCCAGTCCGGCGCTTTGCTTCTGAAAGAGGAGCGCTACGTGGAACCGGGCCCCGGCCTCTGGCAGCTCAACCTGGACCATTTGCCGGCCGGCGCTTATTGGTACCGGCTCCACGGCCCCGCCATCCCCCCTGTTTCCGGTAAAGTGATCAAATTGTAA